The Pseudomonas azadiae genome contains a region encoding:
- a CDS encoding DUF1513 domain-containing protein: protein MLRRQVLAVGSVLLSALTLGGWTLFKGKSTGPLLLSARDDADGKHYAVGYRLDGKQVFATQVGQRCHDIINHPTLPIALFVARRPGTESYLVDLRNGALLQTITSNANRHFYGHAVIHKSGDWLYATENDTSDPGRGLLGVYKFEGERLVHSGEISTHGIGPHQVSWMPDGETLVVANGGIRTEAESRVEMNLDAMEPSLVLMHRDGSLISKETLGQQMNSVRHMGIASDGTILTGQQFMGPSQERSELLAIKRPGQAFAAFPVADEQLQAMGHYTASVAVHSELRLVALTAPRGNRFFIWDMDSGALRLDAPLPDCAGVGAVDDGFVVTSGQGRCRFYDCRQKQLVAKPLELPAGLWDNHLHLV from the coding sequence ATGCTCAGGCGACAGGTTTTGGCCGTTGGCAGCGTGCTGCTCAGCGCGCTCACCTTGGGTGGCTGGACGCTGTTCAAAGGCAAGTCCACAGGCCCGCTGTTGCTGTCGGCGCGCGATGATGCCGACGGCAAGCACTACGCGGTGGGGTATCGCCTGGACGGCAAGCAGGTGTTTGCCACTCAGGTTGGCCAGCGCTGCCACGACATCATCAACCACCCGACGCTGCCGATAGCGCTGTTTGTGGCCCGTCGCCCGGGCACCGAGAGTTACCTGGTCGACCTGCGCAATGGCGCGCTGCTGCAAACCATCACCTCCAACGCCAATCGCCACTTTTACGGCCACGCGGTTATCCACAAGAGCGGCGACTGGCTGTACGCCACCGAAAACGACACCTCCGACCCCGGCCGTGGCCTGCTCGGCGTATACAAGTTCGAAGGCGAGCGGCTGGTGCACAGCGGCGAAATCTCCACCCACGGTATCGGCCCGCATCAGGTGTCGTGGATGCCCGATGGCGAAACCCTGGTGGTGGCCAACGGCGGCATACGTACCGAAGCCGAAAGCCGCGTGGAAATGAACCTCGACGCCATGGAACCGAGCCTGGTGTTGATGCACCGCGATGGCAGCCTGATCAGCAAGGAAACCCTGGGCCAGCAGATGAACAGCGTGCGCCATATGGGGATCGCCAGCGATGGCACCATCCTCACCGGGCAACAGTTCATGGGGCCGTCACAGGAGCGCTCCGAGTTGCTGGCGATCAAGCGGCCGGGCCAGGCTTTCGCGGCCTTCCCGGTGGCCGATGAACAATTGCAGGCCATGGGGCACTACACCGCCAGCGTCGCGGTGCACAGCGAACTGCGCCTGGTGGCGTTGACCGCGCCAAGGGGCAACCGCTTCTTCATCTGGGACATGGACAGCGGCGCGCTACGCCTGGATGCGCCCTTACCCGACTGCGCCGGCGTGGGTGCAGTGGACGATGGGTTTGTGGTGACATCGGGCCAGGGCCGTTGCCGCTTCTACGATTGCCGCCAGAAACAGCTGGTAGCCAAACCGCTGGAGTTGCCGGCAGGGCTCTGGGATAACCATCTGCACCTGGTCTGA
- a CDS encoding lipopolysaccharide kinase InaA family protein, with protein sequence MAVECVAGSHVAPEERFDYFWRQQGEWVEEPNRRRGGESGVQRVMSANGRLLYSKRQTGHIYRSWLHPLGRPTVLRERDAIKGLRLLEVRVPEMVFCEARRDPEHRWQALLVTAALDGFDEIENWYAAGGRERYGEGVHERVLKELAGTLARMHKGRWQHGCLYIKHIFVRVTGEGDSANVQVALLDFEKCRQRLTAYRAASHDMLQLRRHSSWSDTDWKKLSYFYETAFGSAIKGLSR encoded by the coding sequence ATGGCAGTTGAGTGCGTAGCAGGCAGTCACGTAGCTCCCGAAGAGAGATTCGATTATTTCTGGCGCCAGCAAGGCGAGTGGGTTGAAGAGCCCAACCGCCGCCGCGGTGGTGAAAGCGGTGTGCAGCGCGTGATGAGCGCCAATGGACGCTTGCTCTACAGCAAGCGCCAGACCGGGCATATCTACCGCAGTTGGCTGCACCCTTTGGGCCGTCCCACCGTGCTGCGCGAGCGGGACGCCATCAAAGGCCTGCGCCTGTTGGAAGTGCGTGTCCCGGAGATGGTGTTTTGCGAAGCGCGCCGCGACCCGGAGCACCGCTGGCAGGCACTGCTGGTGACGGCGGCCCTCGACGGTTTCGATGAAATTGAAAACTGGTACGCCGCCGGTGGCCGTGAGCGCTACGGTGAGGGGGTTCATGAGCGTGTGCTCAAGGAATTGGCCGGCACTCTGGCGCGCATGCACAAAGGCCGCTGGCAGCATGGCTGCCTGTACATCAAGCATATTTTCGTACGGGTGACGGGCGAAGGTGACTCGGCCAACGTTCAAGTCGCGCTGCTGGATTTCGAGAAATGCCGCCAGCGTCTGACCGCTTATCGGGCAGCCTCCCATGACATGCTGCAATTGCGCCGCCATTCGTCGTGGAGCGATACCGACTGGAAAAAACTCAGCTACTTTTACGAGACGGCGTTTGGCAGCGCTATCAAGGGTTTAAGCAGATGA
- a CDS encoding class I SAM-dependent methyltransferase translates to MSAPIKLEFSDKYDDEHAHEYLLKHQDKLARRLSHKRDEQLARGALAMAGEPGLVLDLPCGAGRFWPLLAEKPNRVIIGADNSASMLKVATVAQPADVVKRVRPLQTSAFDIELPDNSVDSIFCMRLLHHIGDPAHRLALLREFQRVTRDSVIISLWVDGNFKAWKRKRLEGQRRKKGEQEGYQNRFVLPAATVEAEFEEAGFRVQESLDFIPLYAMWRVYVLRKR, encoded by the coding sequence ATGTCTGCCCCGATCAAACTCGAATTTTCCGACAAGTACGACGACGAGCACGCTCACGAATATTTGCTCAAGCATCAGGACAAGCTGGCTCGCCGGTTATCCCACAAGCGCGACGAGCAATTGGCCCGTGGTGCGCTGGCGATGGCGGGCGAGCCCGGCCTGGTGCTGGACTTGCCGTGCGGAGCCGGGCGTTTCTGGCCGCTTCTGGCCGAAAAACCCAACCGTGTGATTATCGGTGCCGATAACTCTGCATCCATGTTGAAGGTGGCGACGGTCGCCCAGCCCGCCGACGTGGTGAAACGGGTACGACCCTTGCAGACATCTGCGTTTGATATCGAGCTGCCGGACAACTCGGTCGACAGCATTTTTTGTATGCGCCTATTGCACCATATTGGTGACCCGGCGCACCGGCTGGCGCTATTGCGGGAGTTTCAGCGTGTCACCCGGGACAGCGTGATCATATCGCTGTGGGTTGACGGCAATTTCAAGGCCTGGAAACGCAAGCGTCTCGAAGGGCAGCGTCGCAAGAAAGGTGAGCAGGAAGGTTACCAAAACAGATTTGTGTTACCGGCTGCTACTGTCGAAGCGGAATTCGAGGAAGCCGGTTTTCGTGTTCAGGAGTCCCTGGACTTCATACCGTTGTACGCCATGTGGCGGGTGTACGTATTACGCAAGAGGTAA